The Lysobacter sp. HDW10 genome window below encodes:
- a CDS encoding methyl-accepting chemotaxis protein → MSTASESLMDKARTQGTNFWLMALLISFLVFALNAGYSLFKSSRYGGASSAAADLQVLSQQYANQSREAVDGKEPAFASLKNVKAQIEAAVNRVDSSYGDDPLVSGDIGKVKTTWAPLAKSGDAVLASQAALTGLSGNSDHFNARVPDLQAQLNEVVNGLSGAGTSAQQQFAMRQIVLASSMARRITEIRAGGAGAPVAGNGLRQDAGVFSQVMTDLTNGGAQVGKVSGAAVAPLAKANQQWAEMKKDVDAILGNSRQLFTAQSAALSITDNADKLLTDSRGLFNAFTATGSLKDTSILGNLWISIAAGLATLFSLLMLVFSQWRAQKLRQASLEELNTRNQQAIMRLLDEMGSLAEGDLTVKATVTEDMTGAIADSINFAIEQLRSLVGTINDTSVQVAAGAQETQNTALHLAEAAEHQAQEITSASDRIGEIASSIRHVSRNSAQSAEVAQRSVEIATNGADVVRQTIQGMDNIRDQIQETSKRIKRLGESSQEIGSIVELINDISEQTNILALNASIQAASAGEAGRGFAVVADEVQRLAERASRATKRIEGLVHAIQSDTNEAVSSMEQTTTEVVRGARLAEDAGTALGEIERVSSDLAGLIQNISNSAEQQSNAASNITHTMDTIRSITAQTSQGANQTAKSIGNLAQLATDLRRSVADFKLPA, encoded by the coding sequence ATGAGCACCGCATCTGAATCGTTAATGGACAAGGCACGAACACAGGGCACCAACTTTTGGTTGATGGCCCTGTTGATTTCGTTTCTGGTTTTCGCACTGAACGCCGGCTATTCCTTGTTCAAGTCCAGCCGATACGGTGGTGCTTCGTCCGCTGCTGCAGATTTGCAGGTGCTTTCGCAGCAATACGCCAACCAAAGCCGCGAAGCGGTCGATGGTAAGGAGCCCGCATTTGCGTCGCTGAAGAACGTTAAAGCGCAAATTGAAGCCGCTGTGAATCGCGTCGATTCGAGCTATGGCGACGATCCGCTGGTGAGCGGCGATATTGGCAAAGTGAAAACGACTTGGGCGCCGTTGGCTAAGAGCGGTGATGCAGTGCTCGCATCACAAGCGGCCTTGACCGGTCTGTCGGGTAACTCAGATCACTTCAACGCCCGCGTCCCTGATCTTCAAGCGCAATTGAACGAAGTGGTGAACGGCCTGAGTGGTGCAGGTACGTCGGCACAACAACAGTTCGCAATGCGTCAGATCGTGTTGGCATCGTCCATGGCACGCCGGATCACGGAAATCCGTGCAGGTGGTGCGGGTGCACCTGTGGCAGGTAACGGTTTGCGTCAAGACGCAGGCGTGTTTAGCCAGGTGATGACCGATTTGACCAACGGTGGTGCGCAGGTCGGCAAAGTCAGTGGCGCCGCAGTCGCGCCGCTCGCAAAAGCCAATCAACAATGGGCTGAAATGAAGAAGGACGTGGACGCCATCTTGGGCAATTCACGCCAGCTCTTCACTGCACAGTCCGCTGCATTGTCAATTACCGACAACGCCGACAAACTCTTGACCGACAGCCGCGGTCTCTTTAACGCGTTTACCGCCACCGGCTCGCTGAAAGACACCAGCATTCTGGGTAACTTGTGGATCAGCATCGCGGCGGGTTTGGCCACACTCTTCTCGCTCTTGATGTTGGTGTTCTCGCAATGGCGCGCACAAAAGCTGCGTCAAGCCAGCCTCGAAGAACTCAATACGCGTAACCAACAAGCGATTATGCGATTGCTCGACGAAATGGGCTCGCTCGCAGAAGGTGACCTGACGGTGAAGGCGACGGTGACCGAAGATATGACGGGCGCAATCGCGGACTCCATCAACTTCGCAATCGAACAGCTGCGCAGCCTCGTGGGTACGATTAACGACACCTCAGTGCAGGTCGCTGCAGGCGCACAAGAAACGCAGAACACCGCGCTTCACCTTGCAGAAGCAGCAGAACACCAGGCGCAAGAAATTACCTCGGCCTCTGATCGTATCGGTGAAATCGCATCCTCCATCCGACACGTGTCGCGCAACTCCGCACAGTCTGCTGAGGTGGCACAACGTTCGGTGGAAATTGCGACGAACGGTGCAGACGTCGTGCGTCAAACGATTCAGGGCATGGACAACATCCGTGACCAGATCCAGGAAACCTCGAAGCGTATTAAACGCCTCGGTGAATCCTCGCAAGAAATTGGTTCGATCGTGGAACTGATTAACGACATTTCCGAACAAACGAACATCTTGGCATTGAACGCATCCATTCAGGCCGCATCCGCCGGTGAAGCAGGCCGCGGGTTCGCGGTGGTGGCCGACGAAGTGCAACGACTCGCAGAACGCGCTTCTCGCGCTACAAAGCGAATTGAAGGTCTCGTGCATGCGATTCAGTCCGATACGAACGAAGCAGTGAGTTCGATGGAACAAACCACCACGGAAGTGGTGCGTGGTGCACGCTTGGCAGAAGACGCAGGTACGGCACTGGGTGAAATCGAACGCGTGTCGAGCGATCTCGCAGGCTTGATTCAAAACATCTCGAACTCTGCAGAGCAACAATCAAACGCAGCATCGAACATCACGCACACGATGGATACGATTCGTTCGATTACCGCCCAAACGTCGCAAGGCGCGAACCAAACGGCGAAATCGATTGGAAACCTCGCTCAGCTCGCAACCGACCTGCGTCGTTCGGTCGCCGACTTTAAGCTCCCGGCCTGA
- a CDS encoding response regulator, translated as MARILIVEDSPTEMTVMSQFLSKQGHEVLTAASAEEGIETCKRELPDLVVMDVVLPNMNGFQATRAISKDEVTKHIPVMIVSTKGMEVDQAWGMRQGARDYMVKPVKEADFVSRISAILGT; from the coding sequence ATGGCAAGAATTTTAATTGTCGAGGACTCACCGACAGAGATGACGGTGATGTCCCAGTTTCTATCTAAACAAGGACACGAGGTCCTCACTGCTGCTTCCGCGGAAGAAGGCATTGAGACCTGTAAACGTGAATTGCCTGATCTCGTCGTGATGGATGTGGTACTGCCCAACATGAACGGATTTCAGGCCACGCGTGCCATCAGCAAAGACGAAGTCACCAAACATATTCCGGTGATGATCGTGAGCACCAAGGGCATGGAAGTGGATCAGGCATGGGGCATGCGTCAGGGTGCCCGTGACTACATGGTCAAACCCGTCAAGGAAGCGGACTTCGTCTCACGTATTTCCGCCATTCTCGGGACCTGA
- the gshB gene encoding glutathione synthase — protein MSYAVWVVMDPIEHIKPAKDSTFAMLLEAQRRGLDVRYVEPGGLSIRDGVARARVAPLQVTDRAADWFSLGDYQDVPFSHGQVVLMRKDPPVDAEFIHDTHILSMAEQQGALVVNAPAALRDFNEKLAAQLFPQCCTPTLVTRQRAELKAFVKQHGRAVLKPLDGMGGRSIFQANADDPNLNVILETLAGDTSHLVMAQKYVPEIVDGDKRILIVGGEVVPYCLARIPQGDEFRGNLAAGGRGEGRPLSDRDRWIAAEVGPFLKARHVLFAGLDVIGDYLTEVNITSPTCIRELDAQFDLNIAGTLFDAIDTRMKSA, from the coding sequence ATGTCCTATGCGGTCTGGGTCGTCATGGACCCCATCGAGCACATCAAACCGGCAAAAGATTCGACCTTTGCGATGCTGCTTGAAGCCCAGCGTCGAGGGCTCGATGTCCGATACGTCGAACCGGGCGGATTGTCGATCCGAGACGGTGTGGCACGCGCGCGGGTCGCGCCACTACAGGTGACTGACCGCGCTGCAGACTGGTTTTCGCTGGGCGACTATCAAGATGTACCGTTCAGCCACGGCCAGGTGGTCCTGATGCGCAAGGATCCGCCCGTGGATGCCGAGTTCATCCATGACACCCATATCTTGTCTATGGCCGAGCAACAGGGGGCGCTGGTCGTCAATGCCCCGGCCGCCTTGCGCGACTTCAATGAGAAGCTGGCGGCTCAGCTGTTTCCACAGTGCTGTACACCGACGCTGGTGACGCGCCAACGCGCCGAGCTCAAGGCCTTCGTCAAGCAGCACGGGCGCGCCGTCTTGAAGCCTCTGGACGGCATGGGTGGGCGCTCCATCTTTCAGGCCAATGCGGACGACCCCAATCTCAATGTCATTCTTGAAACATTGGCCGGCGACACCTCGCACTTGGTCATGGCGCAAAAATATGTGCCGGAGATTGTCGATGGCGACAAGCGCATTTTGATCGTCGGCGGTGAAGTGGTGCCTTACTGTCTGGCGCGTATTCCGCAAGGTGATGAGTTCCGCGGCAACCTTGCTGCCGGCGGGCGCGGTGAAGGCCGTCCCTTAAGTGATCGCGACCGCTGGATCGCGGCCGAAGTGGGGCCCTTCTTGAAAGCACGTCATGTCTTGTTCGCAGGGTTGGATGTCATTGGCGACTACTTGACCGAAGTGAACATCACCAGCCCGACCTGTATTCGCGAACTTGATGCACAGTTTGATTTGAATATTGCAGGCACGTTGTTTGATGCCATTGACACGCGAATGAAATCTGCATGA
- the pilG gene encoding twitching motility response regulator PilG: MESTDISGNLSGLKVMVIDDSKTIRRTAETLLKREGCDVVTASDGFEALAKIVEQHPHIIFVDVMMPRLDGYQTCALIKNNQVFKSTPVIMLSSRDGLFDKAKGRIVGSEQYLTKPFTREELLGAIRSHVTA, translated from the coding sequence ATGGAATCAACCGACATTTCCGGCAATTTGAGCGGGCTGAAGGTGATGGTGATCGACGACTCCAAAACCATTCGTCGTACAGCAGAAACTCTGCTGAAACGCGAAGGGTGTGACGTCGTGACGGCGAGTGACGGGTTCGAGGCCTTGGCCAAGATCGTCGAGCAACATCCGCACATCATTTTCGTCGACGTGATGATGCCGCGCCTTGACGGTTATCAAACCTGCGCGCTCATTAAGAACAATCAGGTCTTCAAATCGACGCCGGTGATCATGCTGTCGTCCAGAGACGGCTTGTTTGACAAAGCCAAGGGCCGAATTGTCGGCTCGGAACAATATCTCACCAAGCCATTCACGCGTGAAGAATTGCTGGGTGCCATTAGATCTCATGTGACCGCTTAG
- a CDS encoding chemotaxis protein CheW, which translates to MQSAYGYLCELDARSLAHVAGTPQEVGGRIGWRGLAYRIGHRLLASRFDDVAEILSAPPATPVPGGQNWLLGLINVRGNLLPLVDLKMFLEGERTVMHENQRMLTIRQEGGDVGVLIDELIGQRAFEDAEQVDPGSLTDGRYKHLIERAYKKDDETWGVFDFDALTRTPEFRRAAL; encoded by the coding sequence ATTCAATCGGCCTACGGCTATTTGTGCGAACTGGATGCGCGCAGCCTTGCGCACGTCGCCGGCACACCGCAAGAAGTCGGCGGGCGCATCGGTTGGCGTGGCCTGGCTTACCGCATTGGCCACAGACTGCTGGCATCGCGCTTTGACGATGTCGCAGAAATTCTGTCGGCACCACCTGCCACACCCGTACCGGGCGGCCAAAACTGGCTGCTCGGTTTGATCAATGTGCGCGGTAATTTGCTGCCATTGGTCGATTTGAAAATGTTCCTTGAAGGCGAACGCACTGTGATGCATGAGAACCAACGCATGCTCACGATTCGTCAAGAAGGCGGTGACGTCGGCGTTTTGATTGACGAATTGATTGGTCAGCGCGCATTCGAAGACGCAGAGCAAGTCGATCCGGGCAGCCTGACCGATGGCCGCTACAAGCATTTGATTGAACGTGCATACAAGAAAGACGACGAAACTTGGGGCGTTTTCGACTTCGATGCATTAACCCGTACACCCGAATTCAGGCGCGCCGCTCTCTAA